The genomic stretch gttctataatgaaagattcccactagtatatgaaagtgacaacataggagactctctatcatgaagatcatggtgctactttgaagcacaagtgtggaaaaaaggatagtagcattgtcccttttttatttttagttagcctttcttttttttatttggcatttttttttctttttttgggacaatgctttattaatgatgatcatcacacttctatttatttacaactcaaagattacaactcgatactagaataaagtatgactctatatgagtgcctccggtggtgtaccgggatgggcaatgaatcaagggtgacatgtatgataaattatgcatggtggctttgccacaaatacgatgtcaactacatgatcatgcaaggcaatatgacaatgatgaagtgtgtcataataaacggaacggtggaaagttgcatggcaatatatctcggaatggctatggaaatgccataataggtaggtatggtggctgttttgaggaagatataaggaggtttatgtgtgatagagcgtatcatatcacggggtttggataaaccggcgaagtttgcaccagctctcaaggtgagaaagggcaatgcacgttaccgaagaggctagcaatgatggaagggtgagagtgcgtataatccatggactcaacattagtcataaaaaactcacatacttattgcaaaaatctacaagtcatcaaaaaccaagcattacgcgcatgctcctagggggtagattggtaggaaaagaccatcgctcgtccccgaccgccactcataaggaagacaatcaaataacacctcatgtttcaaattttttacacaatgtttaccatacgtgcatgctatgggacttgcgaacttcaacacaagtatttctcaaattcacaactattcaactagcacaattttaatatcactatctccatatctcaaaacaatcatcaagtatcaaacttctcttagtattcaatgcacttatatgaaagttttttattatatcaaaagcaaattaccatgttgttctaaaggaccctcaaaataatataagtgaaacgtgggagatcaattatttctataaaataaaaccaccaccgtgctccaaaaggatataagtgaagcattagagcaacgacaaactactccgaaagatataagtgaagatcaatgagtagttgaataattatgcaactatgtaaagactctctaacatttaagaatttcagatcttggtattttattaaaatagcaagcaaaacaaaataaaataaaatggtgcttcaagcaaaacacatatcatgtggtgaataaaaatatagctccaagtaaaattaccgatgaacgaagacaaaagaggggatgccttccggggcatccccaagcttaggctcttggttgtccttgaatattaccttggggtgccttgggcatccccaagcttagactcttgccactccttgttctaTAGTTTATCGAATctttatccaaaacttgaaaacttcacaacacaaaacttaacagaaaacttgtaagctccgttagtataagaaaataaatcaccacttaggtactgttgtgaactcattctaaattcatattggtgtaatatttactgtatttcaacttctctatggttcataccctccgatactactcatagattcatcaaaataagcaaacaacacatagaaaacagaatctgtcaaaaacagaacagtctgtaataatctgtaggattcgaatacttctgtaactccaaaaatcctgagaaattaggaagtcctaggaaatttgtttattaatctactGAAAGTAGAATTGGTATTTTACCGCTCTCTGGTaagaaatgaaaattattctcgtgagctcatactttttgttttttacagcaagatcaaataacaatcacccaagaaggtcctaaaggctttacttggcacgaacactaattaaaacataaaccacatctaaacagaggctagatgaattatttattattaaacaggaacaaaaataaaattgggttgcctcccaacaagcgctatcgtttaacgcccctagcacTACAACAAAACATGTCAGTAGGCACGTTTTTTCTAAGACGCTTTTATATTCGTCCCTATACTGAAAGCATCTAGTATGTAGGTACGCTTTTTGAGATGATGTAAATACCGTCACAAATCTTAATTTTAGGGTATATATCATTTATTATTTTTTACATGTGTAAATAAGTACAGACGATTTTTGAGACGTTTTAGGATACATGAAAGAGTTTAACAAATAAATAATAAAACCAAAGTATTTTTTACAGAAAAAGGAAATTACGGGGCCCATCTATTCAGTAAAACGAGCCCACGTATCGAACTCAGCGCGCGCTCTCCTTCACCTTATCCGCCACCACGTCCTGAGCCGCCCATCTATGCCGCCGCCGACGACGGGTTGGCTCCTCCTCCACCCATGCGCCCCCTCCCAATCTCCATAGCCTCCAACGACCAACCCCATCTCCTGCCTCCTGCAACTAGTCCTGCCAGTGCGCCGCGTCCGCCGCCGGTGAATGCCCTCAGCAAGGACTGCCCCTAGCCCCTCTGCCCCGGCGCTCCTCGGTCGTCCCCGGCCCTTTGCCTGGTCGCTAGGGACGTGCTGCTCCACGCCTCCTCCTGCTGGGAGCCGCCGCCTGCCGTGCCGGCTCTGGCGCTTTGCTCCGGCCAATCCCGGGCTGCTCGCCTGCTCGGCCGGACTTTGCCGCCCAGGACTTGCTGTCAACAAATAGCAAGCAGGCTGGGACAGGGGTATTTTCTGAGAAAGCTCTCTCTTCTGTTCTTCCTATCAGTGTATGATGAAAATGAAATTAAATTTGAACTCAAAAATTGTGTATCAGCATATATGCAGGGGACTGTGTATATGTATAACATATTGTTGATTTGGAAGGGAATGCATTTTAATATCAATTTCATTTCATTTTGtagaaaaagaagaggaagataTATTTCATTGCAAGTTTCAACACCCAGTGTTTCAGTTGGACTGAATCAACTCCACAAATTGGAACAACCATAGATTGGACCACCGCCTTTGGCTTCAAACAACCCGCCTTCAATCTCAACTCGAGAAAGTACCTCTTTTGTATCCCATACTCTTTTTTTGAAGTTTTTGGTATGTTTTTATCTATTTTGTTGTATCATTAAGAATTGAGTTTAAATTCTAGAGAGACATACAATTTGTCCAAAAGTATCAAGCATTGGATGTAAAGTGGACAACCTATTCGGTACTGAAACCATATATGTAGCATGTATGAAGCTGAATCATGCTTACAACACTGAAGAGCACAGTAACTTCCATAATGCAAGTAAGTAGCTGCAATCTTCCAGGATTTTTTATAAATAAATCAGCAACATGCCACTCACCTAAGTTGACTTTTCAGCATATCCTACCATGCGCCAATGAGGCAAGTGGTAGTGTATCCTAAAAATCCCCTTTTCCTGAAGGTGTAAACACATGCAGCAACTGATCGTGTGCATTGGAATGCACTGTTTGATAATTACTCTCTTAGGCCCTGCTTGCTAACTTTGTAAAAATATGCGACCGGCTACCCTTCAACAACTGCAAGTCACTTGGGGACTATTTGGTTTCCAGCCAAATGTTGCCAGACCTATGGTTAGGCACACATAATTTCTGAGGTGAGTGAGTGTTCAGTTGGCTGACACAGTTGTGGCTTGCGACTTTACTAGTCACATGATTAAGGAGTATATTTTAGCCACACTTTTGTGGCAAGCCACACTCTGTCCCAAGGGGTAACAATTACTACTTTtggcttagttgtggcaaagtaaGCTTTTAACCAAACTAGGGTGTTCAATTGGTCTTAAATTTCAATACAGTATTGTAGATCATCACATATGTTCTCTGTTTCTTGTTCAATGATGTCTTATTTGACTCGTTAATCAGTCCAACTTAATATCCTTTTTCCTGTTATCCTTAGAACAAATAGATATGACGTGTATGCAGTGCAGCCCACTAATTATTTAGATTGCATTGCAAACACCCTTTTATACATGCTTTTCATTTTTCATTCAGGTGGCTGCACATATCCTCCAGGTTTCTGTAATTGGGACGGAGTGTATTTCCAGTATGGTGATAACTGTATATATAATAATACTGACTGTGATCATTGGCCTTTTTTTACCTTCTGTCGTAGCTTGATTTTTGTATATGGTGCTTACCTGAGATGCACAAGATCATCAATAACATGATGATATAAAGCAGGGAAATTAACACAGTTGTTTTTTAAAGCACCCTATTATATGGTTTTTATGCTCAGTTTGGATACTTAGATAGTCCAACAATCTTAGTAGTTTTGCAGAAGGAAAGAAGTCCCTACAGCGATTAGAAAGAGTGAATATTTCTAGATAATTGAAGGCCCTGCATATATAATATCAATCATGTGTCCTGTTTTATATTTTTGTTTGTTCATGTGGTGTGTGTTTCCTTTCGATGTAGCCAGAGTTGGGATTATGGGGAGAAAGATGGCAGCATATGTGCAATTGTATTGAACTGAGTGGCGTCTTTGCATACTAGTTAAACCTACAATGGCACATATCTTTTGATGTTTTTCAATTCAAGGTTGATGAAATATTTTAGGATCCAATCATTGAATTAAAATATCTATGTATTCCATGGTTTTCTTGCAAAAAGATTTAAATCAGCTCTCATCTCTTAAATAACACATGTAAAGTTATACACTGACATATTTTTTTTTGTTTCATTACTTCGGCATATCAAAGGGCAATGGATCGAGGTTGGATGAGTCAACCAAGAGCTAGTGCTGCTTACAAAGATGGTGTCGAGCAATTTCTGTCTTTTGCATTCCATGATGTTCCGGCTGGTGATAGAATTCGCTGTCCTTGTGTAAATTGCCGAAATAAAGCTATGCAGAGTTATGATGGAGTGAAAACTCACTTGAGATGTGATGGTATTCTTCAAGGTTACACTAAGTGGGTTTGCCATGGAGAGGATTACAGTGAACCATCATTTGCATTTGCTCATGTATCAGATAACAGTGGCAATCTATCTATTCCTGGCATCCCAAGGAATGTTGTTGGAGAAGGCAACCATGGAAGGATGGATGACATGCCAGGACTCTTAAGTGCTGTCTTTGCTATGGCTAACAGTTGTGAATCTTTATCAAGCACATCTGATGGTGAATTAGATGGCGTTGAATTTGAGAATATGGTACCTAATTCAGTTGAGGATGAGAATGCAGATACTCAAACAAGGAAGAAACCTAATACATATGCAAGCTTCTTAGAGGATGCAAACACGGAGTTATACCCTGGATGTAAAGCATTTtctaagttgtcatttctcatcACCTTGTATCACATGAAATGCTTACATGGATGGTCACAAGAATCATTTGCAACGCTACTTGGTGTTTTGTCTGATGCACTTCCACAGGCACAACTACCAAAGAAGTACTATGAGGTACAAAAAATCATCCGTGGCTTAGGCCTTGACTACGAGAAAATTCATGCATGCCCCAATGATTGCATGCTTTTCCAAGGTGAACGAGCTGATCAAGAGTCTTGCCATGTGTGTCCAAGCAGAAGAAGAAACCAGCCAAGGTGTTGCGTTACTTTCCTTTGATACTGAGTATTCAAAGGATCTTTGCAACAAGAAAAACATCAGATGACATGCGTTGGCACGATGAGGGTCGTACTAAAGATGGAAAGATACGGGATCCAGCTGATGGCGAgtgttggaaagatcttgatGCTAGATACCCCGGTTTTGCTGCTGATCCTCGTAATCCGCGCCTTGGCATTTCGAGTGATGGATTTAACCCTTTTAGGAGTATGAGTTCAAAACATAGTACTTGGCCAGTGATGCTTATCCCGTACAACCTACCGCCTTGGATTTGCATGAAAGAAACATCTCTAATTTTATCGATGATCATTCCTGGACCAGCTTCCCCTGGGAATGACATTGATATATATTTGCAGCCACTGATTGATGAGCTCTTACAGTTATGGGATGGTGTAGACACATTCGACGCTTCCTCGCAGGAGATATTTCCACTCAAGGCTGCACTGTTATGGACTTTAAATGATTTTCCAGCATTAGCTTACCTGTACGGTTGGAGCACAAGTGGTAAATATGGGTTTCCATCATGTGGTCCTTGTACAATATCATTTCGCCTGAATAAGAGTATGAAACTTTGTTATATGGGTCACCGTCGCTGGTTACCACAGGGTCATGTATTTCGAAACCGAAGAAGGCAGGAATTTGATGGCACTAAAGTGACAGAATTGGCACCGACAACTATGAGTGGTAGTTCAGCTTTGAAAAGGTTGCAAGGCAGAGTGTTTGTGTTAGGCAAAAAAGGCAATGTAGCAAAGAAAGCAAAGGGCGGAAAGAAGGTCAAAAACAGTGAAAAAGAAAATGAAATGAATCAAGAGCCGAAGCGTAAAAGGAAGGCAGGCAACAAGAAGTCAATTAAGAACCAAGGTAAGCCTGAGAAGAAGCCTGAGGATTGGTTAAAAAAATCAATATTTTTCAACTTGCCATATTGGGAACTTAACAAGTTaaggcacaatcttgatgtaatGCACATAGAAAAGAATGTGTTTGATAATTTAATTGGAACGTTGTTGGATATTGATTCTAAAACAAAGGATGGCCTTAATGCACGGCTTGATTTGGCAGAAATTGGTGAAAATGGAATTCGACATAATCTTCATCCTGTTGTAGATGATAATGGAAAAATAGTATTGCCTGATGCACCATTTACTATGTCTAGAAAACAGCAAGAAATACTTTGTTCAGTGATGCACAATATTAGGACCTCCGATGGATATGCATCAAATTTTTCTAGGCATGTCAACATGAAAGATTGTACAATCTCAGGTCTCAAAAGTCATGATTGTCATGTTATTCTGGAAGATATTCTTCCTCTAGCACTTCGATCCTGTTACCCACACAAAGAGGTCATGGAAATAGTTATCGGGCTGTCTAATTTCTTCAAGAAACTATGCTCGAAAGTGTTAGATGTCTCTGAGCTTGACGAACTTCAAGAGAGTATTGTGATGACACTTTGCAATATGGAGAGAATTTTTCTTCCATCATTCTTTACTATCATGGTGCATCTAATGGTGCACTTGGTTGAAGAAGTTAAACTTGGTGGTCCAGTGCACTATCGGTGGATGTACCCCCTAGAGAGGTATGGCACTTTAACTTCGATTTTATTTAATCTTCAATAGTTTTGAGAAGTAACATCTTGCTTAATTAAATTTAGATCATTTGTTCGGCTGAAAGCACTTGTGCGCAATAGAGCATTTCCTGAAGGTTCAATTGCTGAAGGGTATCTTGCCCAAGAATGCTTGACCTTTTGTTCAAGATTTCTAGAAGGAACTACACGTTTTACAAGACCATCAAGAAACCCCAATCCTTCAGACAAGATAAAAGATTTGTACATGTTCCATAGTGCTGGTGAGCCAATTGGAAAGGCTGTCCCAGTTGGGCAGTTTAATAGCCGGCTTCTTATTCAAGCGCACCGATATGTCTTGCGACATTGTGATGAGCTTGCAGATTTCCGCAAGTAtgtatcacttctatctttaatTAATTTGTTTAGAGTTTGCCAAGAAGTTCATATAATTTAATTGTTACAGTGAATTTGTGGCCGAAGAGAATAGCAAACGATGTGACTCAGCTAATTTGACAGAAGCTGATACCACTAAGTTAATTAATGAACACTTTGCTGACTGGTTGGAACAAAAGGTACATTTTACCGTATTCATGTACTCTGAATTATATAGGCACCTGAATTTAACTAATTGAACATACAGGTTTTACAAAGCGATGGATCAACTATTACA from Triticum urartu cultivar G1812 unplaced genomic scaffold, Tu2.1 TuUngrouped_contig_9377, whole genome shotgun sequence encodes the following:
- the LOC125532209 gene encoding uncharacterized protein LOC125532209 isoform X1, which gives rise to MRWHDEGRTKDGKIRDPADGECWKDLDARYPGFAADPRNPRLGISSDGFNPFRSMSSKHSTWPVMLIPYNLPPWICMKETSLILSMIIPGPASPGNDIDIYLQPLIDELLQLWDGVDTFDASSQEIFPLKAALLWTLNDFPALAYLYGWSTSGKYGFPSCGPCTISFRLNKSMKLCYMGHRRWLPQGHVFRNRRRQEFDGTKVTELAPTTMSGSSALKRLQGRVFVLGKKGNVAKKAKGGKKVKNSEKENEMNQEPKRKRKAGNKKSIKNQGKPEKKPEDWLKKSIFFNLPYWELNKLRHNLDVMHIEKNVFDNLIGTLLDIDSKTKDGLNARLDLAEIGENGIRHNLHPVVDDNGKIVLPDAPFTMSRKQQEILCSVMHNIRTSDGYASNFSRHVNMKDCTISGLKSHDCHVILEDILPLALRSCYPHKEVMEIVIGLSNFFKKLCSKVLDVSELDELQESIVMTLCNMERIFLPSFFTIMVHLMVHLVEEVKLGGPVHYRWMYPLERSFVRLKALVRNRAFPEGSIAEGYLAQECLTFCSRFLEGTTRFTRPSRNPNPSDKIKDLYMFHSAGEPIGKAVPVGQFNSRLLIQAHRYVLRHCDELADFRNEFVAEENSKRCDSANLTEADTTKLINEHFADWLEQKVLQSDGSTITEKVRALAAKPNRYGVRYSGYVINGFRFHTMSHESVHVTQNSGVVNIAENGVRYYGRLSDIFELSYNDYKVVFFNCDWYDVYHKVGIQTDEFGFTLVNKSRKIHRR
- the LOC125532209 gene encoding uncharacterized protein LOC125532209 isoform X2, which encodes MRWHDEGRTKDGKIRDPADGECWKDLDARYPGFAADPRNPRLGISSDGFNPFRSMSSKHSTWPVMLIPYNLPPWICMKETSLILSMIIPGPASPGNDIDIYLQPLIDELLQLWDGVDTFDASSQEIFPLKAALLWTLNDFPALAYLYGWSTSGKYGFPSCGPCTISFRLNKSMKLCYMGHRRWLPQGHVFRNRRRQEFDGTKVTELAPTTMSGSSALKRLQGRVFVLGKKGNVAKKAKGGKKVKNSEKENEMNQEPKRKRKAGNKKSIKNQGLKSHDCHVILEDILPLALRSCYPHKEVMEIVIGLSNFFKKLCSKVLDVSELDELQESIVMTLCNMERIFLPSFFTIMVHLMVHLVEEVKLGGPVHYRWMYPLERSFVRLKALVRNRAFPEGSIAEGYLAQECLTFCSRFLEGTTRFTRPSRNPNPSDKIKDLYMFHSAGEPIGKAVPVGQFNSRLLIQAHRYVLRHCDELADFRNEFVAEENSKRCDSANLTEADTTKLINEHFADWLEQKVLQSDGSTITEKVRALAAKPNRYGVRYSGYVINGFRFHTMSHESVHVTQNSGVVNIAENGVRYYGRLSDIFELSYNDYKVVFFNCDWYDVYHKVGIQTDEFGFTLVNKSRKIHRR